A window of Myxococcales bacterium contains these coding sequences:
- a CDS encoding TolC family protein codes for MSRIGLLPRRRAALSVALTLAGVGLTSVANAQPGPSAPPPAPPAASASAPSAPQNPPAAAADKAPAPTPADKAPSSVPPVPPASASGQDALAAREGTLTAELVGRRAAETSYTAKAAEETVRAAGAKVDQAWAAFLPRLTGKFSYTRLSDFTPPNFGGFTIPLVLNQWSLEAQLVVPISDYFLRINQAYSAATKSQEAARLDVVSARAKSSSDGKVAYYNWMRARGASVVAKQALEAARTHLQDAKNLFTVGSASKADVLRAETAVAGAELAVERTKNLAELTEKQVAVAIHAKEGEVLTPGEGVDAEPPPFVGALPQLVSEAKTNRYEVKSIDANAEAAKKQIAVVRGGAYPSLGAFAQAVYADPNQRRFPQVDANGKTEWFGTWALGAQLTWTPNDTVTSLAGAREIEAKIASAEQQKSVVRDGVELEVTQSFQAVKEADFALASSKQQVASAEEAYRVARELFVNGRATSTTLTDAETELTRARLELVNAKIDTRTARVRLEHALGRDTRPADR; via the coding sequence ATGAGCCGAATTGGTCTTCTCCCGCGCCGCCGCGCGGCCCTCTCCGTCGCCCTCACGCTCGCGGGGGTGGGCCTCACCTCGGTGGCGAACGCGCAGCCCGGCCCGTCGGCGCCTCCTCCCGCCCCGCCCGCCGCGTCCGCGAGCGCCCCCTCCGCGCCGCAAAATCCGCCGGCCGCGGCCGCCGACAAGGCCCCCGCGCCCACGCCTGCCGACAAGGCCCCTTCGTCCGTGCCGCCGGTGCCCCCCGCGAGCGCCTCGGGGCAGGACGCCCTCGCCGCACGCGAAGGCACCCTCACCGCCGAGCTCGTGGGTCGGCGCGCCGCCGAGACGAGCTACACAGCGAAGGCCGCCGAAGAGACCGTGCGCGCCGCCGGCGCCAAGGTCGACCAAGCGTGGGCCGCATTTTTGCCGAGGCTGACCGGCAAGTTCTCGTACACGCGCCTCTCGGACTTCACGCCCCCCAACTTCGGCGGCTTCACGATCCCGCTCGTCTTGAACCAGTGGTCGCTCGAGGCGCAGCTCGTCGTCCCCATTTCGGACTATTTTTTGCGCATCAACCAGGCGTACTCGGCCGCCACGAAGAGCCAAGAGGCCGCGCGGCTCGACGTCGTCTCGGCGCGGGCCAAGTCGTCGAGCGACGGGAAGGTCGCGTACTACAACTGGATGCGCGCGCGGGGCGCGTCGGTCGTCGCGAAGCAGGCCCTCGAGGCGGCGCGCACCCACCTCCAAGACGCGAAGAACCTCTTCACGGTCGGCTCGGCCTCCAAGGCCGACGTGCTCCGCGCCGAGACGGCCGTGGCCGGCGCCGAGCTCGCGGTCGAGCGCACGAAGAACCTCGCCGAGCTCACCGAGAAGCAGGTCGCCGTGGCCATCCACGCGAAGGAGGGCGAGGTGCTCACTCCGGGCGAAGGGGTCGACGCCGAGCCGCCGCCGTTCGTGGGCGCGCTCCCGCAGCTCGTGTCCGAGGCCAAGACGAACCGGTACGAGGTGAAGAGCATCGACGCCAACGCCGAGGCCGCGAAGAAGCAGATCGCGGTGGTCCGCGGCGGCGCCTACCCGAGCCTCGGGGCGTTCGCGCAGGCCGTGTACGCCGACCCGAACCAGCGCAGGTTCCCGCAGGTCGACGCCAACGGGAAGACCGAGTGGTTCGGCACCTGGGCGCTCGGCGCGCAGCTCACGTGGACGCCGAACGACACGGTCACGTCGCTCGCTGGCGCGCGCGAGATCGAGGCGAAGATCGCGAGCGCCGAGCAGCAGAAGAGCGTCGTCCGAGACGGCGTCGAGCTCGAGGTCACGCAGTCGTTCCAGGCCGTGAAGGAGGCCGATTTCGCCCTCGCTTCGAGCAAACAGCAGGTCGCGAGCGCCGAAGAGGCGTACCGCGTGGCACGCGAGCTCTTCGTGAACGGCCGCGCCACGTCGACCACCCTGACCGACGCCGAGACCGAGCTCACGCGCGCCCGCCTCGAGCTCGTGAACGCGAAGATCGACACCCGCACCGCGCGTGTGCGCCTCGAGCACGCGCTCGGCCGCGACACCCGCCCCGCCGATCGCTGA
- a CDS encoding haloacid dehalogenase-like hydrolase, with protein sequence MQEIPYTEALATLRELRERRHPGPALAAFDGDGTLWSGDVGEDFLEHLLDEDAFTDVAAALFHDEATTYGVAREVRPKAQLATLFRAYVDGTYPEDRVCAIIALAVAGRPSSDVTRVAADVVRAKGVAGRLHDETVGVLEAARASGVEVVLVSASPRPVVVAAAELLGLGEPDVIAVTCVEERGVLGGSLLEPMPYGEGKAACLRSRLAGRPLLVSCGDNAFDMAMLALAELPLAIRPKDRLRAIAHELPALAVLGRVG encoded by the coding sequence GTGCAAGAGATCCCGTACACGGAGGCGCTCGCGACCCTGCGCGAGCTTCGCGAGCGACGTCACCCGGGCCCCGCCCTCGCCGCCTTCGACGGCGACGGGACGCTCTGGTCGGGCGACGTGGGAGAAGATTTCCTCGAGCATCTCCTCGACGAGGACGCCTTCACCGACGTCGCCGCCGCCCTCTTTCACGACGAGGCCACGACCTACGGCGTCGCGCGGGAGGTGCGGCCCAAGGCGCAGCTCGCCACCCTCTTTCGGGCCTACGTCGACGGGACCTACCCCGAGGACCGCGTGTGCGCCATCATCGCGCTCGCCGTCGCGGGCCGGCCCTCGAGCGACGTGACCCGCGTGGCCGCCGACGTGGTGCGGGCCAAGGGCGTCGCAGGCCGCCTCCACGACGAGACCGTGGGCGTGCTCGAAGCGGCCCGCGCCTCGGGCGTCGAGGTCGTGCTCGTCAGCGCCTCCCCGCGCCCCGTGGTGGTCGCCGCCGCGGAGCTCCTGGGCCTCGGAGAGCCCGACGTCATCGCGGTCACGTGCGTCGAGGAGAGAGGCGTCTTGGGGGGGAGCCTGCTCGAGCCCATGCCCTACGGGGAGGGCAAGGCGGCGTGCCTCCGCTCGCGCCTCGCCGGGCGCCCGCTGCTCGTCTCGTGCGGCGACAACGCGTTCGACATGGCCATGCTCGCGCTCGCCGAGCTCCCGCTCGCCATCCGGCCGAAGGACCGCCTCCGCGCGATCGCCCACGAGCTGCCCGCCCTCGCCGTGCTGGGCCGCGTCGGCTGA
- a CDS encoding acyl-CoA dehydrogenase family protein, with product MNFELTEEQRLIRDTARDFAAREIAPKAAEIDKNSRWPEEIVKRLAELGFLGMAIPEEYGGGGLDTLSYAIAMEEISCACASSGVIMSVNNSLFCDPLYKFGTDAQKKEILTPVARGEKLGCFGLTEPMSGSDAQTMITVGEKVDGGWKIDGAKNWITNGPKADYILLFAVTDKSGGKVKHTAFVIPEGTKGFTKNARDHKLGIHGAHSCTVFFESCFVPDSAVVGNVGEGFKVAMATLDGGRIGIASQALGIARAALAAATAYSKERKSFGVTISQHQAIQFMLADMATELDAARLLTWRAASMKDKGVRHSSESAQAKLYASEAATRIAHKALQIFGGYGYSTEFPAERHYRDARITEIYEGTSEIQRIVIAANLLKA from the coding sequence ATGAATTTCGAGCTCACCGAAGAGCAGCGCCTGATCCGTGACACCGCCCGTGATTTCGCCGCGCGCGAGATCGCCCCCAAGGCCGCCGAGATCGACAAGAATTCGCGCTGGCCCGAGGAGATCGTGAAGCGCCTCGCCGAGCTCGGGTTCTTGGGCATGGCCATCCCGGAGGAGTACGGCGGCGGCGGGCTCGACACCCTCTCCTACGCGATCGCGATGGAAGAGATCAGCTGCGCGTGCGCGAGCTCGGGCGTCATCATGAGCGTGAACAACTCGCTCTTCTGCGATCCGCTCTACAAGTTCGGCACCGACGCGCAGAAAAAAGAGATCCTCACGCCCGTCGCCCGCGGCGAAAAGCTCGGGTGCTTCGGCCTCACCGAGCCGATGAGCGGCTCCGACGCGCAGACCATGATCACCGTCGGCGAGAAGGTCGACGGGGGCTGGAAGATCGACGGCGCCAAGAACTGGATCACGAACGGCCCCAAGGCCGACTACATCTTGCTCTTCGCGGTGACCGACAAGTCCGGCGGCAAGGTGAAGCACACGGCGTTCGTCATCCCCGAGGGCACGAAGGGCTTCACGAAGAACGCCCGTGACCACAAGCTCGGCATCCACGGCGCGCACTCGTGCACCGTGTTCTTCGAGAGCTGCTTCGTGCCCGACTCGGCCGTCGTCGGCAACGTCGGCGAGGGGTTCAAGGTCGCCATGGCCACGCTCGATGGCGGGCGCATCGGCATCGCGTCGCAGGCGCTCGGCATCGCGCGCGCCGCCCTCGCGGCCGCCACGGCCTACTCCAAGGAGCGCAAGAGCTTCGGAGTGACCATCTCGCAGCACCAGGCCATCCAGTTCATGCTCGCCGACATGGCGACCGAGCTCGACGCGGCCCGCCTGCTCACCTGGCGCGCCGCCAGCATGAAGGACAAGGGCGTGCGCCACAGCTCGGAGAGCGCCCAGGCGAAGCTCTACGCGAGCGAAGCGGCCACCCGCATCGCGCACAAGGCGCTCCAGATCTTCGGCGGCTACGGGTACTCGACCGAGTTCCCCGCCGAGCGGCACTACCGCGACGCGCGCATCACCGAGATCTACGAGGGCACGAGCGAGATCCAGCGCATCGTCATCGCCGCGAACCTGCTCAAGGCCTGA
- a CDS encoding acyl-CoA dehydrogenase family protein, with translation MDLELSDIQNEIRKMARDYATRVIAPKAREIDEKEIFPKEILKGLGELGLLAVNVPEELGGSGAGVVAYGLAMQEIAAACASTAVTMAVTNMVGEVIATFGTDEQKSAYCPKLASGEYLAGSFALSEAGAGSDPGGMRTVAHDDGDSWVIDGDKQWITSGAHAGVFVVWARTGGKDTHPGTRGISCFLVEGGANGLKIGKAEEKMGIRGSNTVPLVFDGCRVKKSALLGQLHGGFKVAMMALDGGRIGISCQAIGIARAALDEAVRYAKDRKAFDKPIAEFQAMQWKLADMKTELDAAHLLAMRAASLKEAKKPFSREASMAKLFATEAANRIVNHAVQIHGGYGYIREFPAERHLRDARVTTIYEGTSEVQRLVIARSVLGG, from the coding sequence ATGGACCTCGAGCTCTCCGATATCCAGAATGAAATCCGAAAGATGGCGCGCGACTACGCGACGCGTGTCATCGCCCCCAAGGCCCGCGAGATCGACGAAAAAGAGATCTTCCCGAAGGAGATCCTGAAGGGGCTCGGCGAGCTCGGCCTCCTGGCCGTCAACGTTCCCGAGGAGCTCGGCGGCTCGGGCGCGGGTGTCGTCGCGTACGGGCTCGCCATGCAAGAGATCGCGGCGGCGTGCGCGTCGACGGCGGTCACGATGGCCGTCACGAACATGGTCGGCGAGGTCATCGCGACCTTCGGGACCGACGAGCAGAAGAGCGCCTACTGCCCGAAGCTCGCGAGCGGCGAGTACCTCGCGGGCTCGTTCGCGCTCTCCGAGGCGGGCGCCGGGAGCGATCCGGGAGGCATGCGCACGGTCGCCCACGACGACGGTGACTCGTGGGTCATCGACGGCGACAAACAGTGGATCACGAGCGGCGCGCACGCGGGCGTCTTCGTCGTGTGGGCGCGCACCGGCGGGAAAGACACGCACCCCGGCACGCGCGGGATCTCGTGTTTTCTCGTCGAGGGGGGCGCAAACGGCCTCAAGATCGGCAAAGCCGAGGAGAAGATGGGCATCCGTGGCTCGAACACGGTGCCACTCGTCTTCGACGGGTGCCGGGTCAAAAAATCGGCGCTCTTGGGGCAGCTCCACGGCGGGTTCAAGGTCGCCATGATGGCGCTCGACGGCGGGCGCATCGGCATCTCGTGCCAGGCGATCGGCATCGCGCGGGCGGCCCTCGACGAGGCCGTGCGCTACGCGAAGGACCGCAAAGCCTTCGACAAGCCCATCGCCGAGTTCCAAGCGATGCAGTGGAAGCTCGCCGACATGAAGACCGAGCTCGACGCGGCCCACCTGCTCGCGATGCGCGCCGCGAGCCTGAAAGAGGCGAAGAAGCCCTTCTCGCGCGAGGCGAGCATGGCCAAGCTCTTCGCGACCGAGGCCGCGAACCGCATCGTCAACCACGCGGTGCAGATCCACGGCGGCTACGGCTACATCCGCGAGTTCCCGGCCGAGCGCCACCTCCGAGACGCGCGCGTCACGACGATCTACGAGGGCACGAGCGAGGTGCAGCGCCTCGTCATCGCGCGCTCCGTGCTCGGCGGCTGA
- the apaG gene encoding Co2+/Mg2+ efflux protein ApaG has translation MSVAITQGIRVSVSTQYVPEQSSPKAHRYVFAYTIRIANEGPLAAQLKSRHWIITDGNGKVEEVRGPGVVGQQPTLRPGEQFEYTSGCVLTTPRGEMQGSYQMHRPDGSRFEASIAPFRLALPHTLN, from the coding sequence GTGTCCGTAGCCATCACACAAGGGATTCGCGTCTCGGTCTCCACCCAGTACGTCCCGGAGCAGTCGTCGCCCAAGGCGCACCGCTACGTGTTCGCGTACACCATCCGCATCGCGAACGAGGGTCCCCTCGCCGCCCAGCTGAAGAGCCGTCATTGGATCATCACCGACGGCAACGGCAAGGTCGAAGAGGTGCGGGGGCCCGGGGTCGTCGGTCAGCAACCCACGCTGCGGCCCGGCGAGCAGTTCGAGTACACGAGCGGCTGTGTCCTCACCACGCCGCGCGGTGAAATGCAGGGCAGCTACCAAATGCACAGGCCCGACGGGTCTCGCTTCGAGGCGAGCATCGCGCCCTTCCGGCTCGCCTTGCCACACACCCTCAACTGA
- the cyaY gene encoding iron donor protein CyaY, protein MDETTYYQHAKAAFRKVEEALDALGNDAVDFERAGDVLTITFPGGKKCVLNTQRPTRQLWLAADAKGWHFVLDASTGLWVDEKGTGVELYAQMSEIVRAHVGSPLSY, encoded by the coding sequence ATGGACGAGACGACCTACTACCAGCACGCCAAGGCCGCCTTCCGCAAAGTCGAAGAGGCCCTCGACGCTCTCGGGAACGACGCCGTCGATTTCGAGCGCGCGGGCGACGTGCTCACCATCACCTTCCCGGGCGGGAAAAAATGCGTGCTCAACACGCAGCGACCGACACGCCAGCTCTGGCTCGCGGCCGACGCGAAGGGCTGGCATTTCGTGCTCGATGCGAGCACGGGCCTCTGGGTCGACGAGAAGGGCACCGGCGTCGAGCTCTACGCGCAGATGTCCGAGATCGTGCGCGCGCACGTGGGCTCGCCCCTCTCCTACTGA
- a CDS encoding serine/threonine protein kinase — protein sequence MSKIAGGGMATVYLGRTTDPTVPQAVALKIIRQDLRRDPEILRMFVDEGELLTRLVHPGIVRTYEVAATDEHAYIAMELMLGTTLAAVWDTCVARKLRLHPEIAAFIAARITDALHYAHDLQDPSGAPLHIVHRDVNPTNVFLTWTGEVKLFDFGLAKVLGRSTKSAPGIVKGKLPYLSPEQVMQFPLDRRSDVFGLGTTLWEMLTARRLFRRDDDADTLRAVQRGDIPDVRKHAPDVPDALSPIVRRALERNREHRYASARELGRDLDGFLGARGVTGMPERLATLIETLFPDEKKRQAGWLKPATFAVKRISMTPPPPPASKKG from the coding sequence GTGTCCAAGATCGCCGGCGGCGGCATGGCCACGGTGTACCTCGGTCGCACGACGGACCCCACCGTGCCTCAGGCGGTCGCGCTCAAGATCATCCGCCAAGATCTGCGCCGTGATCCCGAGATTCTTCGCATGTTCGTCGACGAGGGCGAGCTCCTCACGCGCCTCGTCCACCCTGGGATCGTGCGCACGTACGAGGTCGCAGCCACCGACGAGCACGCGTACATCGCGATGGAGCTCATGCTCGGCACCACGCTCGCCGCGGTGTGGGATACCTGCGTCGCGCGGAAGCTCCGCCTCCACCCCGAGATCGCCGCGTTCATCGCCGCGCGCATCACCGACGCGCTCCACTATGCCCACGACCTCCAAGATCCGAGCGGCGCGCCGCTCCACATCGTCCACCGCGACGTGAACCCCACGAACGTGTTCCTCACGTGGACCGGCGAGGTGAAGCTCTTCGACTTCGGCCTCGCGAAGGTGCTCGGTCGCAGCACGAAGAGCGCGCCCGGCATCGTCAAGGGCAAGCTCCCGTACCTCTCGCCCGAGCAGGTCATGCAGTTCCCGCTCGACCGCCGGAGCGACGTGTTCGGGCTGGGTACCACCTTGTGGGAGATGCTCACGGCGCGCCGTCTTTTCCGCCGCGACGACGACGCCGACACCCTCCGCGCCGTGCAGCGCGGAGACATCCCCGACGTCCGCAAACACGCGCCCGACGTGCCCGACGCGCTCTCGCCCATCGTTCGTCGCGCGCTCGAGCGCAACCGCGAGCACAGGTACGCATCGGCCCGGGAGCTCGGTCGCGACCTCGACGGGTTCCTCGGAGCGCGGGGCGTGACCGGGATGCCCGAGCGGCTCGCGACCCTCATCGAGACGCTCTTCCCCGACGAGAAGAAGCGCCAAGCGGGCTGGCTCAAGCCCGCCACGTTCGCCGTGAAGCGCATCTCGATGACGCCGCCGCCGCCACCTGCCTCGAAGAAGGGGTGA